A genomic stretch from Clavelina lepadiformis chromosome 5, kaClaLepa1.1, whole genome shotgun sequence includes:
- the LOC143460472 gene encoding centrosomal protein of 41 kDa-like isoform X2 has product MAKEKHLIKTKAIFRVNWSEHFDYRFKKDELFRRLKSTTLAQLILQVANVSMQEEDASISDLASARSQATTASLNGDDRGSIPDTRNGLHDDMELSSPRSSLQSVIRGMGEVDVIDKNKPRDFRPETPFLEKPYPDCPYILLDVRDQYEFEACHIVGAKNFPIAMLSRTMNNFTKEILEYKNVVGRIIILYDEDERLATVAATTMVERGFDNIFILSGGLKVLGQKFPDGIVTGTYPVNCCIAASTRKPRDYQQSASLGLPADPRKLRFSSEDLDKINHYLDESLVPQDTGSRLSRLTNTSRHTNTSKASSVATGISSRRAWR; this is encoded by the exons ATGGcaaaagaaaagcatttaATTAAGACAAAAGCTATATTTAGGGTAAATTGGTCTGAGCACTTTG aTTACAGATTCAAGAAAGATGAACTGTTTCGGAGGTTAAAATCTACCACACTAGCTCAACTG ATTCTTCAAGttgcaaatgtttcaatgCAAGAAGAGGATGCTTCCATATCAGACTTAG CATCAGCTCGGTCTCAAGCCACAACTGCTTCACTTAACGGAGATGATAGGGGCTCAATTCCCGACACCAGGAATGGTTTGCATGATGACATGGAGTTATCTTCTCCTCGATCATCTCTTCAGAG TGTCATTCGGGGCATGGGTGAAGTCGACGTGattgacaaaaataaaccaagAGATTTTCGTCCTGAGACTCCATTCCTAGAGAAACCATATCCGGATTGTCCTTATATTCTTCTTGATGTTCGAGATCAGTATGAATTTGAAGCTTGTCACATAGTTGGAG CCAAAAACTTTCCCATTGCGATGCTGTCAAGAACAATGAACAACTTCACTAAAGAAATTCTTGAATAT AAAAATGTAGTTGGCcgaattattatattatacgATGAAGATGAAAGATTGGCAACGGTTGCAGCTACAACAATGGTGGAACGTGGATTTGACAACATCTTTATTCTTTCTGGAG GTTTGAAAGTATTGGGTCAGAAGTTTCCCGATGGTATCGTCACAGGGACATACCCTGTCAATTGCTGCATTGCAGCCTCAACACGTAAGCCTCGTGACTACCAGCAGAGTGCTTCTCTAGGTTTGCCGGCCGATCCTCGGAAACTGAGGTTCTCTTCGGAAgatttggacaaaatcaaCCATTACCTCGATGAAAGCCTCGTTCCTCAAGATACCGGAA GTCGACTGAGCAGGTTAACCAACACGTCCCGTCATACAAATACGAGTAAAGCGAGTTCGGTTGCAACAGGCATCAGTTCAAGGCGGGCATGGAGATGA
- the LOC143460472 gene encoding centrosomal protein of 41 kDa-like isoform X1 has translation MSHHNRGMIGDSKILQRKIPARTTRYNDIRPRVDTGSSMTRYQKRIEDMQTNYRFKKDELFRRLKSTTLAQLILQVANVSMQEEDASISDLASARSQATTASLNGDDRGSIPDTRNGLHDDMELSSPRSSLQSVIRGMGEVDVIDKNKPRDFRPETPFLEKPYPDCPYILLDVRDQYEFEACHIVGAKNFPIAMLSRTMNNFTKEILEYKNVVGRIIILYDEDERLATVAATTMVERGFDNIFILSGGLKVLGQKFPDGIVTGTYPVNCCIAASTRKPRDYQQSASLGLPADPRKLRFSSEDLDKINHYLDESLVPQDTGSRLSRLTNTSRHTNTSKASSVATGISSRRAWR, from the exons ATGTCTCATCACAATCGTGGAATGATTGGAGATTCAAAG attttacaaagaaaaatacCAGCAAGAACAACAAGATACAACGACATAAGACCACGTGTTGACACAG GTTCAAGCATGACTCGGTATCAAAAGAGAATAGAAGATATGCAAACAA aTTACAGATTCAAGAAAGATGAACTGTTTCGGAGGTTAAAATCTACCACACTAGCTCAACTG ATTCTTCAAGttgcaaatgtttcaatgCAAGAAGAGGATGCTTCCATATCAGACTTAG CATCAGCTCGGTCTCAAGCCACAACTGCTTCACTTAACGGAGATGATAGGGGCTCAATTCCCGACACCAGGAATGGTTTGCATGATGACATGGAGTTATCTTCTCCTCGATCATCTCTTCAGAG TGTCATTCGGGGCATGGGTGAAGTCGACGTGattgacaaaaataaaccaagAGATTTTCGTCCTGAGACTCCATTCCTAGAGAAACCATATCCGGATTGTCCTTATATTCTTCTTGATGTTCGAGATCAGTATGAATTTGAAGCTTGTCACATAGTTGGAG CCAAAAACTTTCCCATTGCGATGCTGTCAAGAACAATGAACAACTTCACTAAAGAAATTCTTGAATAT AAAAATGTAGTTGGCcgaattattatattatacgATGAAGATGAAAGATTGGCAACGGTTGCAGCTACAACAATGGTGGAACGTGGATTTGACAACATCTTTATTCTTTCTGGAG GTTTGAAAGTATTGGGTCAGAAGTTTCCCGATGGTATCGTCACAGGGACATACCCTGTCAATTGCTGCATTGCAGCCTCAACACGTAAGCCTCGTGACTACCAGCAGAGTGCTTCTCTAGGTTTGCCGGCCGATCCTCGGAAACTGAGGTTCTCTTCGGAAgatttggacaaaatcaaCCATTACCTCGATGAAAGCCTCGTTCCTCAAGATACCGGAA GTCGACTGAGCAGGTTAACCAACACGTCCCGTCATACAAATACGAGTAAAGCGAGTTCGGTTGCAACAGGCATCAGTTCAAGGCGGGCATGGAGATGA